A window of Candidatus Bathyarchaeota archaeon contains these coding sequences:
- the thsB gene encoding thermosome subunit beta, translating into MSSYPTQAGGVPVVVLKEGSQRSRGREAQHANITAIKFVAESVRSALGPKGMDKMLVDNFGDVTITSDGRTILDEMDIQNPAAKMLVEVAKAQDNEAGDGTTSVVIISGELLAKAEELTEKNIHPTVIEDGYKKAAEKALEVLEKIAIPVDLEKSDFLKKAAETAMGSKIVAEHKTYLADIAVKAMLATAQKQADGRYKADVDDVKVEKKVGESLQATTLINGIVLDKEIVHSGMPKRIENAKIALLDASIENEKTELDSKLSIESPEKMVAFLHEEEVMLENMVKKIIDSGANVVVCQKGIDDLAQHFLARKGIVAIRRAKKSDMEKLSKAVGANILSNLDALSAKDLGEASIVEERKVGDDKMTFIEGCKHPRSVTILIRGGTMRMTTEAERSIHDALCVVKDLLLEPKIVAGGSAPEMEMATALRNYAQTLPGREQLAVKVFADALEAIPTTLAENAGFDPIDIISELRSKHAKGETWAGLEVLSGKIVDMTTTDVFEPLSVKKQIIKSASEAASITLRIDDVIASEKMKAPPTPPGGAGGMGVGGGYPGGF; encoded by the coding sequence TTGTCATCTTACCCAACTCAGGCTGGTGGCGTTCCAGTTGTCGTCCTAAAAGAAGGTTCACAACGTTCTCGCGGAAGAGAAGCTCAACACGCCAACATAACAGCCATTAAATTTGTCGCCGAATCAGTGCGAAGCGCACTTGGACCCAAAGGCATGGACAAAATGCTCGTGGACAACTTTGGCGATGTAACAATCACAAGCGACGGAAGAACCATCCTAGACGAGATGGATATACAAAACCCCGCAGCTAAAATGCTCGTGGAAGTAGCCAAAGCACAAGACAACGAAGCCGGCGACGGCACAACCAGCGTCGTAATCATCAGCGGCGAACTTTTAGCCAAAGCAGAAGAACTCACAGAAAAAAACATTCACCCAACCGTAATTGAAGATGGCTACAAAAAAGCCGCCGAAAAAGCCCTTGAGGTTTTAGAAAAAATCGCGATACCAGTTGATTTAGAAAAATCAGACTTTCTAAAGAAAGCCGCCGAAACCGCAATGGGAAGCAAAATCGTTGCTGAACACAAAACGTATCTTGCAGACATCGCCGTTAAAGCCATGCTTGCAACCGCCCAAAAACAAGCAGATGGCAGATACAAAGCTGATGTTGACGATGTGAAGGTGGAAAAGAAAGTCGGCGAATCACTCCAAGCAACCACACTAATTAACGGCATAGTTTTAGACAAAGAAATTGTTCACTCAGGCATGCCCAAACGCATCGAAAACGCCAAAATTGCGCTTCTAGATGCTTCCATAGAGAATGAGAAAACAGAGTTGGATTCAAAACTCAGCATAGAGAGCCCAGAAAAAATGGTTGCTTTCCTTCATGAAGAAGAAGTTATGCTGGAAAACATGGTTAAAAAGATAATTGATTCAGGCGCAAACGTTGTCGTTTGCCAAAAAGGCATTGATGACTTGGCGCAGCATTTTCTTGCAAGAAAAGGAATAGTTGCAATCAGACGCGCCAAAAAATCTGATATGGAAAAACTCTCCAAAGCAGTCGGCGCCAACATCCTAAGCAACCTTGACGCGCTCTCCGCTAAAGACTTAGGCGAAGCAAGCATCGTTGAGGAACGAAAAGTTGGCGATGACAAAATGACCTTCATTGAAGGATGTAAGCATCCTCGTTCAGTCACCATCCTAATCCGCGGCGGAACAATGCGTATGACCACAGAAGCCGAACGCAGCATACACGACGCACTATGCGTAGTAAAAGACTTGCTACTTGAACCAAAAATCGTTGCTGGCGGAAGCGCTCCAGAAATGGAAATGGCAACTGCGCTCAGGAATTATGCACAAACCTTGCCGGGACGTGAACAGCTCGCAGTCAAAGTTTTCGCAGACGCCCTCGAAGCCATACCCACAACACTTGCAGAAAACGCAGGCTTTGACCCAATCGACATTATCTCCGAACTGCGCTCAAAACATGCAAAAGGCGAAACATGGGCTGGTCTTGAAGTGCTCTCAGGCAAAATCGTGGACATGACAACAACTGATGTCTTTGAACCGCTATCAGTAAAGAAGCAAATCATAAAATCCGCAAGCGAAGCAGCCTCAATAACTCTACGAATCGACGATGTTATTGCATCAGAGAAAATGAAGGCGCCACCAACTCCACCAGGAGGCGCAGGCGGAATGGGCGTTGGTGGAGGATATCCAGGAGGATTCTAA
- a CDS encoding GDP-mannose dehydrogenase — protein MAKDVVLIVGLGEVGQSLYEIIDETEKFDVYGLDADQQKQQAIAGNRTPPTSIDVMHICFGCAVQEKFQALTVEYIKKIQPKLTIIDSTVPPGTTQNIFEQTKAALVHSPIQGMHKTLETMKSDIKFWNKYVGPTSHQAAQLAKEHFEKVGLTVKVLAGTVETELSKLYETVYMAWMITFFQEAHRAARKFGADFEQTVEMIEDIQRAKLNKPLQYPAFIGGHCLIPNTKLLLSVYDSDLLRDMLKSNEKRQKEMQDPSVAEEVEKIKKRSEKLQQELLKKLGS, from the coding sequence ATGGCTAAAGATGTAGTGCTAATCGTAGGTTTAGGCGAAGTAGGGCAATCCCTTTATGAAATCATAGATGAAACAGAAAAATTCGATGTTTATGGCTTAGACGCTGACCAGCAAAAACAGCAAGCCATCGCCGGCAACCGAACACCACCCACAAGCATTGATGTTATGCATATCTGCTTTGGATGCGCGGTACAGGAGAAATTCCAAGCCCTCACAGTTGAATACATCAAAAAGATCCAGCCTAAACTCACAATCATAGACAGCACTGTTCCTCCAGGCACAACACAGAATATTTTTGAACAAACCAAAGCGGCTCTGGTTCATTCGCCAATTCAGGGCATGCACAAAACGCTTGAAACCATGAAGTCTGACATAAAATTCTGGAACAAATACGTTGGTCCCACCTCGCATCAAGCTGCACAGTTAGCAAAGGAGCATTTTGAAAAAGTCGGCTTAACCGTTAAGGTTCTGGCAGGTACAGTTGAAACAGAACTCTCCAAGCTCTACGAGACAGTGTACATGGCTTGGATGATAACTTTTTTCCAAGAAGCCCACCGTGCCGCACGCAAATTTGGTGCAGATTTTGAGCAAACTGTGGAGATGATAGAGGACATTCAACGTGCCAAACTCAATAAGCCCCTGCAATATCCAGCTTTTATCGGCGGGCACTGCTTAATCCCCAACACGAAGCTTTTGCTCAGTGTTTACGATTCCGATTTGCTACGGGATATGCTCAAGTCAAATGAGAAACGCCAAAAAGAAATGCAAGACCCCTCCGTTGCTGAAGAAGTGGAAAAAATCAAGAAACGCAGCGAAAAACTCCAGCAGGAACTGCTAAAAAAACTTGGCTCTTAA
- a CDS encoding TrpB-like pyridoxal phosphate-dependent enzyme, with amino-acid sequence MQPQKKILLKEEDIPKQWYNVVPDLPHPLPPFIDPATKEPGVGIVPKIFPKEIIGQEISQERWINIPDEVRDVYRIWRPSPLFRALRLEAALKTPAKIYYKYEGVSPPGSHKINSAVPQAYYNMKEGITRVTTETGAGQWGSALSFAANTFGLEATVYMVRASFDQKPYRKAMMNAFGAECVASPSNKTEAGRKILAEDPDNKGSLGIAISEAVEDSLNSENTGKKANYTIGSVFNHVCMHQTVAGLEAQKQLATVEDYPDAIYGCIGGGSSFSGLFWPFYHDKVSKKAPKQTQFIAVEPTACPKVTRGYYTYDHGDTAKITPLVPMHTLGHDFMPAPIHAGGLRYHGIAPTISALAKAKQISTKAVNQVEAFDAAKIFLRSEGIIPAPEAAHAIKAVVDEALRCKEKNEEKTLMFALTGHGFFDMSAYEEYFAGRLQPYEYPAEKVAESMDKLRKLYPWLNDVSNKFIGCTPT; translated from the coding sequence ATGCAACCTCAAAAGAAAATCCTACTCAAAGAGGAAGACATACCCAAACAATGGTACAACGTCGTACCAGACCTACCTCACCCTCTTCCTCCATTCATCGACCCCGCAACCAAAGAACCCGGAGTCGGAATAGTTCCAAAAATTTTCCCCAAAGAAATCATCGGACAAGAAATCAGCCAAGAACGCTGGATAAACATTCCAGACGAAGTACGCGATGTCTACCGCATCTGGAGACCCAGCCCACTCTTCCGCGCCCTGCGACTGGAAGCCGCACTGAAAACGCCTGCAAAAATCTACTACAAATACGAAGGCGTCAGCCCACCTGGAAGCCACAAAATCAACAGCGCCGTACCCCAAGCCTACTACAACATGAAAGAAGGCATCACCCGCGTCACCACCGAAACAGGCGCAGGACAATGGGGAAGCGCGCTCTCATTTGCAGCAAACACATTCGGATTGGAAGCAACCGTTTACATGGTTCGCGCAAGTTTTGACCAAAAACCATACCGCAAAGCCATGATGAACGCTTTTGGTGCAGAATGCGTCGCCAGCCCAAGCAACAAAACCGAGGCAGGCAGAAAAATTTTAGCCGAAGACCCAGACAATAAAGGCAGCCTTGGCATCGCCATCAGTGAAGCAGTAGAAGACAGCTTAAACAGCGAAAACACAGGCAAAAAAGCCAACTACACCATAGGCAGCGTCTTTAACCATGTCTGTATGCACCAAACCGTTGCAGGTCTAGAAGCCCAAAAGCAACTGGCAACTGTGGAAGATTATCCTGATGCAATTTACGGATGCATAGGCGGAGGCAGCAGCTTTAGTGGTTTATTCTGGCCATTCTACCATGACAAAGTCTCCAAAAAAGCACCCAAACAAACCCAGTTCATCGCCGTTGAACCCACAGCATGCCCCAAAGTTACCCGTGGATACTACACCTACGACCACGGCGACACCGCCAAAATCACCCCACTCGTGCCCATGCACACGCTAGGACATGACTTCATGCCAGCACCCATCCATGCAGGCGGACTTCGATATCACGGAATCGCACCAACCATCAGCGCCCTAGCAAAAGCAAAACAAATCAGCACCAAAGCAGTCAACCAAGTTGAAGCTTTTGATGCAGCAAAAATCTTCCTGCGCTCAGAAGGCATAATTCCTGCACCCGAAGCCGCTCACGCAATCAAAGCCGTCGTCGACGAAGCATTACGATGCAAAGAAAAGAACGAAGAAAAAACTTTGATGTTTGCTTTGACGGGTCATGGATTCTTTGACATGTCAGCCTATGAGGAGTACTTTGCAGGCAGACTGCAACCGTATGAGTACCCCGCTGAGAAAGTCGCGGAGTCAATGGATAAACTGCGCAAGCTGTACCCATGGCTAAACGATGTCTCAAACAAGTTCATCGGCTGCACACCAACCTAA
- a CDS encoding DNA-directed RNA polymerase subunit K, with protein sequence MSNQTVNVGPPKITRFEKARIVGARALQISMGAPILVDADESISNPIDIALKELAAAILPITIRRTLPDGTFQDIPLKWLS encoded by the coding sequence TTGTCAAACCAAACCGTTAATGTAGGTCCCCCAAAAATCACGCGATTTGAAAAAGCCAGAATCGTGGGCGCTCGTGCGCTTCAAATCAGCATGGGAGCACCTATACTTGTTGATGCTGACGAAAGCATCTCAAACCCCATCGACATTGCACTTAAAGAATTAGCCGCGGCAATTCTGCCTATTACCATTCGCAGAACACTGCCCGACGGGACTTTCCAAGATATTCCGCTTAAATGGCTCTCTTAA
- a CDS encoding amino acid-binding protein: MYVKVNIFIRQPTKHTRQHMWQNITQQLQDYPERLKVARVLIENGLCIKNNKIYLNQIEIPPVRIARAAGVDRRTVNETLNTIKTIPELQLIFEGIRPAGLSLKEIAKHINLGVLEISVDDPRVAGILASSSNILNQAGLSIRQAIVDDPELSPEPKLTLIVEKKVPGEIIPEILKIPGVAKVSVY, from the coding sequence ATGTACGTGAAAGTCAACATTTTTATACGCCAACCAACCAAACATACACGACAACACATGTGGCAAAACATAACCCAACAACTCCAAGACTACCCCGAACGCCTCAAAGTAGCCCGCGTCCTAATAGAAAACGGACTATGCATCAAAAACAACAAAATCTACCTCAACCAAATCGAAATCCCACCCGTCCGCATCGCACGAGCCGCAGGAGTCGACCGCCGAACCGTCAACGAAACCCTAAACACCATCAAAACAATCCCCGAACTCCAACTCATCTTCGAAGGCATACGCCCCGCAGGACTCAGTCTCAAAGAAATCGCCAAACACATCAATCTGGGTGTGCTTGAAATTTCTGTAGACGACCCCCGTGTAGCAGGCATATTAGCCAGCTCCTCTAACATTCTCAATCAGGCAGGCTTAAGCATACGCCAAGCCATCGTAGACGACCCCGAACTAAGCCCAGAACCAAAACTGACCCTAATTGTGGAGAAAAAAGTACCCGGCGAAATCATCCCGGAAATTCTGAAGATTCCCGGAGTAGCCAAAGTTTCCGTGTATTAA
- a CDS encoding glycosyltransferase family 2 protein codes for MIGKVDLVMWTKDGEATLPVVLKQIEHAVPKEYVGKKIVSDDGSTDKTREIAKAFGWTVVSNEGKGISDGANTTLKHVEAEDFISFEQDLFLNPQWWKKIPQLLSDPKVAAASGMRFADKPRGVKNLQMYVAKKYRGEAQLASWLRSRQMSAFTLGKTLDNTIYKTKVMREIGGFPKMPVNAGVDTILAYKLHEAGYQWIVDYNVQSIHMRKGLMQELHHQFWYGTQLYEIWKRIESETNRAPPVTKFGIIYRFFTSPFTGVFVAFKTKEPSIAYIHPLVRLYYMLGLLRAQRPASSPH; via the coding sequence GTGATTGGCAAGGTAGACTTGGTAATGTGGACAAAAGATGGAGAGGCAACCCTGCCAGTGGTGCTCAAACAAATCGAGCACGCAGTCCCCAAAGAGTACGTGGGCAAAAAAATCGTCTCTGACGACGGAAGCACCGACAAAACCAGAGAAATTGCCAAAGCATTTGGGTGGACAGTTGTCTCAAACGAGGGCAAAGGTATAAGCGATGGCGCAAACACCACCCTAAAACATGTAGAAGCTGAAGATTTTATCAGTTTTGAGCAAGACCTGTTTTTGAACCCACAGTGGTGGAAAAAGATTCCTCAATTGCTATCTGACCCCAAGGTTGCGGCGGCTTCAGGAATGCGTTTTGCAGACAAACCTCGTGGAGTAAAAAACCTTCAGATGTATGTGGCTAAAAAGTACCGTGGCGAGGCTCAGTTGGCATCGTGGCTGCGGTCTAGGCAGATGTCTGCGTTCACTCTGGGTAAAACGTTGGATAATACCATTTACAAAACCAAAGTTATGCGGGAAATCGGGGGGTTCCCAAAAATGCCGGTTAACGCGGGCGTGGACACGATTTTAGCTTATAAGCTGCATGAAGCGGGTTATCAGTGGATTGTTGACTATAATGTGCAATCAATTCACATGCGCAAGGGTTTAATGCAGGAGCTTCATCACCAATTCTGGTATGGCACTCAGCTGTATGAGATTTGGAAACGCATCGAATCCGAAACCAACCGTGCCCCACCAGTTACCAAATTCGGCATAATATACCGCTTCTTCACCTCGCCATTTACAGGGGTTTTTGTGGCGTTTAAAACCAAAGAACCCTCAATAGCTTACATTCACCCATTGGTTAGGCTGTATTACATGCTTGGACTGCTAAGAGCTCAAAGACCTGCCTCAAGTCCGCATTAA